In the Lascolabacillus massiliensis genome, one interval contains:
- a CDS encoding type I restriction-modification system subunit M, translated as MTSIIQRQELQNKIWKIANEVRGSVDGWDFKQFVLGTLFYRFISENFANYMKGGDENINYASLSDDVITPEIKDDAIKTKGYFIYPSQLFVNVAKTANTNPNLNTDLKAIFDAIESSANGYPSESEIKGLFADFDTTSTRLGNTVEAKNSTLAKVLKGIEELDFGNFEDNHIDLFGDAYEFLISNYAANAGKSGGEFFTPQNVSKLIAQLAMHKQDKVNKIYDPACGSGSLLLQAKKHFDNHIIEEGFYGQEVNPTTYNLARMNMFLHNINYDKFNIALGNTLIDPHYGDEKPFDAIVSNPPYSIKWIGNDDPTLINDDRFAPAGVLAPKSKADFAFVLHALSYLSSKGRAAIVCFPGIFYRGGAEQKIRKYLVDNNFVETVISLAPNLFYGTSIAVNILVLSKHKTDTKTQFIDATGDDFFKKATNNNVLEDKHINKIIQIFDKKEDVAHVAIFIDNDKIAENNYNLSVSSYVEAKDTREKVDIEELNNEIAKTVAKINALRADIDNIIKEIEA; from the coding sequence ATGACAAGCATAATACAACGACAAGAACTACAAAACAAGATATGGAAAATAGCCAACGAAGTCCGAGGCTCGGTAGATGGATGGGACTTTAAACAGTTTGTATTGGGTACGCTGTTCTATCGTTTCATCAGTGAAAATTTTGCCAATTATATGAAAGGTGGAGATGAAAACATTAATTATGCAAGCCTTTCTGATGATGTGATTACACCTGAAATAAAAGACGATGCGATTAAAACAAAAGGCTACTTCATTTATCCAAGCCAACTTTTTGTAAATGTTGCCAAAACAGCTAACACCAACCCTAACCTAAATACAGACTTAAAAGCAATTTTTGATGCAATTGAAAGTTCTGCCAATGGCTATCCCTCAGAATCCGAAATTAAAGGTTTGTTTGCCGACTTTGACACCACAAGCACTCGATTAGGTAACACCGTTGAAGCCAAAAACAGTACTTTGGCTAAAGTATTGAAAGGAATTGAAGAACTTGATTTTGGAAATTTTGAAGATAATCATATTGACTTGTTTGGTGATGCATATGAGTTTTTGATTTCCAATTATGCAGCCAATGCAGGAAAATCAGGAGGTGAGTTTTTTACACCTCAAAACGTATCCAAACTCATTGCACAATTGGCGATGCACAAGCAAGACAAAGTAAACAAGATTTACGACCCTGCCTGTGGTTCGGGTTCTTTACTGTTGCAAGCTAAGAAGCATTTCGACAATCATATTATTGAAGAAGGTTTCTATGGGCAAGAAGTGAACCCCACCACGTACAACTTGGCTCGTATGAATATGTTTTTGCACAACATCAACTACGACAAGTTTAATATTGCACTTGGAAATACACTCATTGACCCTCATTATGGCGATGAAAAACCTTTTGATGCTATCGTTTCAAATCCTCCTTATTCTATCAAATGGATTGGTAATGATGACCCAACACTAATTAATGACGACCGTTTTGCTCCTGCAGGTGTGTTGGCACCCAAATCAAAAGCTGATTTTGCTTTTGTACTTCATGCTTTAAGTTATTTATCTAGTAAAGGGAGGGCAGCAATTGTTTGTTTTCCCGGTATTTTTTATCGTGGCGGTGCAGAACAAAAAATCAGAAAATATTTGGTAGATAATAACTTTGTTGAAACCGTTATCTCTCTTGCTCCAAACTTATTCTATGGAACTTCTATTGCAGTAAATATTTTGGTGTTATCCAAACACAAAACCGACACTAAAACACAATTTATCGATGCTACTGGTGACGATTTCTTTAAGAAAGCCACAAACAACAACGTGCTGGAAGACAAACACATTAATAAGATAATACAAATCTTTGATAAGAAAGAAGATGTGGCACACGTGGCGATTTTCATTGACAATGACAAAATTGCTGAGAATAATTACAATCTTTCTGTAAGTTCTTATGTTGAAGCCAAAGACACTAGGGAAAAAGTAGATATTGAAGAATTGAATAATGAAATAGCCAAAACAGTGGCTAAAATAAATGCACTGCGTGCTGATATTGATAACATTATTAAAGAAATTGAAGCATGA
- a CDS encoding restriction endonuclease subunit S, translated as MSYLEKLLNGVEVEWKALGQVLVRTKGTSITAGQMKILHKDGAPLKIFAGGKTVAFVDYKDIPDKDINREPSVIVKSRGIIEFEYYDKPFSHKNEMWSYHSKNENIDIKFVYHYLRINEPYFQNIGGRMQMPQISTPDTDKFQIPIPPLSVQKEIVRILDSFTELTAELTAELTARKKQYNYYREKLLSFEEGDVEWKTLGWVGEVRMCKRIFKNQTSDSGDIPFFKIGTFGKEPDSYISRETFDEYREKYNYPRVGEVLISASGTIGRSVIFNGEEAYFQDSNIVWLENDESKVLNKYLFYFYQVANWNISDGGVIKRLYNDNIKNTQIPIPYPNNPEKSLAEQARIVSILDKFDTLTTSISEGLPKEIELRKKQYEYYRDMLLSFPKDNLKA; from the coding sequence ATGAGTTATTTAGAGAAATTGTTGAATGGTGTTGAGGTGGAGTGGAAGGCTTTGGGGCAAGTTCTTGTACGCACAAAAGGAACAAGTATTACAGCTGGACAAATGAAAATATTGCACAAGGATGGTGCTCCTTTGAAAATATTTGCAGGAGGTAAAACTGTTGCTTTTGTTGATTATAAAGACATACCTGACAAAGACATAAATAGAGAACCTTCTGTTATAGTGAAATCTCGTGGCATCATTGAGTTTGAGTATTATGATAAGCCGTTTTCCCATAAAAACGAAATGTGGTCTTATCATTCCAAAAATGAAAATATTGATATCAAATTCGTATATCACTACCTAAGGATTAATGAGCCTTATTTTCAGAATATTGGTGGCAGAATGCAAATGCCACAAATTTCGACACCTGATACCGATAAATTCCAAATCCCCATCCCGCCCCTCTCTGTTCAAAAAGAAATTGTTCGCATCTTGGATAGTTTCACAGAGCTTACAGCAGAGCTTACAGCAGAGCTTACAGCTCGTAAAAAACAGTATAATTATTATCGGGAGAAGTTGTTAAGTTTTGAAGAGGGAGATGTAGAGTGGAAGACCTTGGGCTGGGTTGGAGAAGTTCGGATGTGTAAGCGAATATTTAAAAACCAAACGTCGGACTCAGGTGATATTCCATTTTTTAAAATTGGAACTTTTGGGAAAGAACCTGATTCATATATTTCACGCGAAACATTCGATGAGTATAGAGAAAAATACAACTATCCTAGAGTCGGTGAAGTTCTAATCTCTGCCAGTGGCACAATTGGTAGGTCAGTAATTTTTAATGGAGAAGAGGCATATTTTCAAGATAGTAATATTGTTTGGTTAGAGAATGACGAAAGTAAGGTCTTGAATAAATATTTATTTTACTTCTATCAAGTAGCAAATTGGAATATTTCAGACGGAGGGGTCATCAAACGTCTTTATAACGATAACATCAAAAACACACAAATACCTATTCCATATCCTAATAACCCTGAAAAGTCTCTTGCTGAACAAGCCCGCATCGTTTCCATCCTCGACAAATTCGATACTCTCACGACTTCAATAAGTGAAGGTCTCCCTAAAGAGATAGAGCTGAGAAAAAAGCAATATGAATACTACCGAGATATGTTACTCTCATTTCCAAAAGATAATCTAAAGGCATAA
- a CDS encoding DUF4268 domain-containing protein: protein MKANQLRINDFLQKPDVQFVIPVYQRNYDWTTAQCRQLLNDIIAVERDNRESHFIGSIVYIHDGIFTASEVSELLIIDGQQRLTTLSILNVALYHFAKENNNEQQVGRLYNKFIINQYVEDESNKLKLKQTDRNSIAYKAILSGRLEDITEYSNVIENYNYFRDIINESNFKTIIDGLKRIIFVEVSLERGKDDPQRIFESLNSTGLDLTQSDLIRNYILMDLPAKRQEQVFKNIWSPIEDNARDSVKGTSLVSEFIRDYLTMRNKRIPRKNNVYLEFRELFDNKDDESFNQELEQIKSLSYHYKKFINPVTVKDQIVRKELDYINRLEINVVYPFLLQVFEDEDNGLLSKDELVAILQLIQSYTWRRFIVGLPTNALNKIFMTLYSEVDTENYYESIAVALLKKKGSGRFPTDDDLKFALKEKDLYNVQPKNKYYMFEKLENYNNKEFVDTNNELITIEHIFPQNPDSNWSSELPEEEYLLFKEKYLNTIGNLTLSGNNGALGNRSFIAKKMMDFNNNEQGYIYSRLWLNKYLSSIDKWDVANYKKRTELLTDRFFDVWKYPAVVLDETEEFDEVNIFDADIPTGKKLEFFIFEDQKVEENTISQMYLYVIRALHEKNSQLLLNKQDILKITRDSNNFRSPQEVLNGWFIEANVDSNSKFIILKKLLRLFELDDELYIKYSSENNHNPVPNRYKIRRKYWQQLLPLIRDYTDIFSYLNPSNDNWLNAGAGVTGISYTLNVTKNNAKIELTISTSNKELNKRYFKKLLKYKDLIEDSFGKQLQWKELPEYKVSKVRFEMTELNVFDESQWGEINEFFFKYFPLFENAFKHYVSSLR from the coding sequence ATGAAAGCCAACCAACTTCGAATAAACGATTTTTTACAAAAACCTGACGTTCAATTTGTAATACCAGTTTACCAAAGAAACTATGATTGGACGACTGCACAATGCAGACAGTTACTAAATGATATTATTGCTGTTGAAAGGGATAATAGAGAGAGTCATTTTATTGGCAGTATTGTATATATTCATGATGGGATATTCACTGCAAGTGAAGTAAGTGAATTGCTAATAATAGACGGTCAACAGAGATTGACAACATTAAGTATACTTAATGTAGCATTATACCATTTTGCAAAAGAAAATAATAATGAACAACAAGTAGGTAGATTATATAATAAGTTTATAATAAATCAGTATGTTGAAGATGAGTCAAATAAATTGAAGCTAAAGCAGACTGATAGGAATTCGATAGCTTATAAAGCTATACTTTCGGGCAGGCTTGAAGATATTACTGAATATTCCAATGTAATTGAGAATTATAACTATTTCAGGGATATAATCAATGAATCAAACTTTAAAACTATCATTGATGGATTAAAACGCATCATTTTTGTAGAGGTATCATTGGAAAGAGGTAAAGATGACCCACAACGTATTTTTGAAAGTCTTAACTCCACTGGTTTGGATTTGACTCAATCTGACCTGATCAGAAATTATATTTTAATGGACCTGCCAGCTAAACGTCAAGAGCAGGTATTTAAAAATATCTGGAGTCCTATTGAAGATAATGCCAGGGATAGTGTTAAAGGTACCTCTCTTGTTTCTGAATTTATCAGGGATTATCTGACAATGAGAAATAAAAGAATACCTAGAAAAAATAATGTTTACTTAGAGTTTAGAGAACTGTTTGATAACAAAGATGATGAGTCTTTTAATCAAGAGCTAGAGCAAATCAAATCGTTGTCGTATCATTACAAAAAGTTTATTAACCCTGTAACTGTCAAAGATCAGATAGTTCGAAAAGAGCTTGATTATATCAACAGACTTGAGATTAATGTGGTATATCCATTCCTTCTGCAGGTGTTCGAAGACGAGGATAACGGTTTGCTTTCAAAAGACGAGTTAGTTGCTATTCTTCAATTAATACAAAGCTATACTTGGAGAAGATTTATTGTTGGGTTACCTACAAATGCATTAAATAAGATATTTATGACTCTTTATTCTGAAGTGGATACAGAGAATTATTATGAGTCAATTGCAGTTGCTTTACTAAAAAAGAAGGGGAGTGGTAGGTTTCCTACTGATGATGATTTGAAGTTTGCACTGAAAGAAAAGGATTTGTATAATGTTCAGCCAAAAAATAAATACTACATGTTTGAGAAGTTGGAAAACTACAACAATAAAGAATTTGTAGATACTAATAACGAGTTAATAACCATAGAACATATTTTTCCACAAAATCCGGATTCGAATTGGTCTTCCGAACTTCCAGAAGAAGAGTATCTGTTGTTTAAAGAAAAGTACTTGAATACAATTGGCAATCTTACACTTTCTGGCAATAATGGTGCTTTGGGTAATAGATCGTTCATTGCTAAAAAAATGATGGATTTTAATAATAATGAGCAAGGGTATATATACAGCAGATTATGGTTGAATAAATATTTGTCTTCAATAGATAAATGGGATGTTGCAAATTACAAAAAAAGAACAGAGTTATTGACCGATAGATTTTTTGATGTATGGAAATATCCTGCTGTTGTTTTAGATGAAACAGAGGAGTTTGATGAAGTAAATATATTTGATGCGGATATTCCAACAGGTAAAAAACTTGAGTTCTTTATATTTGAAGACCAGAAAGTAGAAGAAAATACTATATCTCAAATGTATTTATATGTAATAAGAGCTTTACATGAAAAGAATTCACAGTTGTTATTGAATAAACAGGATATATTAAAAATTACCAGAGATTCTAATAACTTTAGATCACCTCAAGAAGTACTTAATGGTTGGTTTATAGAGGCTAATGTTGATAGTAACTCCAAATTTATAATCCTAAAAAAACTTTTGAGGTTATTTGAATTAGATGATGAATTGTATATAAAATATTCATCTGAGAATAACCATAATCCAGTACCAAATCGATATAAAATTAGAAGAAAGTATTGGCAGCAGTTATTGCCTTTGATTAGGGATTATACAGATATCTTCTCTTATTTAAATCCGTCAAATGATAATTGGTTAAACGCTGGTGCGGGAGTTACAGGTATTTCTTATACATTGAATGTAACAAAGAATAATGCAAAGATTGAATTGACAATTTCAACTTCAAACAAAGAGCTGAACAAGCGTTACTTTAAGAAATTATTGAAATATAAAGATCTTATAGAGGATTCATTCGGTAAACAATTGCAATGGAAGGAACTTCCTGAATATAAAGTAAGTAAGGTTCGATTTGAAATGACTGAGTTAAATGTTTTTGATGAATCTCAATGGGGTGAAATTAATGAATTCTTTTTTAAATATTTTCCGCTATTTGAAAATGCGTTCAAACATTATGTTAGTAGTTTGAGATAG
- a CDS encoding Gfo/Idh/MocA family protein yields the protein MKISRRSFLKKTSATVAAGMVMPSYLSSATSAVSASDRINVALIGCRNMGWSNLSDFMKSDEVRCLALCDIDNSVLNSRAKDLASLQNEKFDLYGDYRRILDRKDIDAVIIGTPDHWHCLQFVDACKAGKDVYVEKPIGNSIAECDVMVEAANRYERVVQVGQQQRSANLWKEMIEYLDSGILGDIARIHVYANFNYAAITNRVPDSEVPKGVDFDTWLGPAPDRNFNSQRFHGSWRMFWDYGGGLMTDWGVHLLDMALWAKRVKSMPLSVQANGGNFLFPDGVHETFDTQSVLYQFDDYIMTWENNAGMEFGPYGKNYGLIFTGSNGTLVANRDDWQVFPKGESVAEKIVKADYKDHRDHVINFLDCVKKRDRNTACSIETGSLSAKYAQLGNIAARLSGTSLRYDDKKRTFGSAEADKYLKPVYREPWVFPKV from the coding sequence ATGAAAATATCAAGACGTTCTTTTTTGAAGAAAACTTCTGCTACTGTTGCTGCAGGGATGGTTATGCCGTCGTATCTGAGCTCTGCAACTTCTGCTGTATCTGCAAGCGACAGGATTAATGTTGCGCTGATTGGTTGCCGCAATATGGGGTGGAGCAACTTGTCTGATTTTATGAAGTCGGACGAAGTGCGATGCCTGGCTTTATGTGATATTGATAATTCGGTTCTGAACTCTCGCGCAAAGGATCTGGCTTCCTTGCAGAATGAGAAATTTGATCTGTATGGTGATTATAGGCGTATTCTTGATAGAAAGGATATTGATGCGGTGATAATTGGAACCCCGGATCACTGGCATTGCCTGCAGTTTGTTGATGCCTGCAAAGCTGGTAAGGATGTTTACGTTGAGAAGCCTATCGGTAACTCAATAGCTGAATGTGATGTGATGGTTGAGGCTGCAAACAGGTATGAGAGGGTGGTGCAGGTTGGTCAGCAGCAGAGGAGTGCTAATCTTTGGAAGGAGATGATTGAATATCTTGACTCTGGTATATTGGGTGATATTGCACGTATTCATGTGTATGCTAACTTCAATTATGCTGCTATAACCAATAGGGTTCCTGATTCGGAAGTACCGAAAGGTGTTGATTTTGATACATGGCTGGGGCCTGCACCTGACCGTAATTTCAACAGTCAGCGTTTTCACGGTTCATGGAGGATGTTTTGGGATTATGGTGGTGGACTGATGACCGACTGGGGTGTGCATCTGCTGGATATGGCTTTGTGGGCGAAGAGGGTGAAATCGATGCCTCTTTCTGTTCAGGCTAACGGTGGTAATTTCCTTTTCCCTGATGGTGTGCATGAAACTTTTGATACTCAGTCGGTACTTTACCAGTTTGATGATTATATAATGACCTGGGAGAATAATGCGGGCATGGAATTTGGTCCGTATGGCAAAAATTATGGATTGATTTTCACTGGTAGTAACGGTACTTTGGTTGCTAACAGGGACGATTGGCAGGTGTTTCCTAAAGGTGAATCGGTTGCAGAGAAGATTGTGAAGGCGGATTATAAGGATCATAGGGATCATGTTATTAATTTCCTTGATTGCGTTAAGAAAAGGGACAGGAATACTGCATGCTCAATTGAAACGGGCAGCTTGAGTGCTAAATATGCCCAGCTGGGTAATATTGCTGCCAGATTGAGTGGTACATCATTGCGGTATGATGATAAGAAAAGGACTTTTGGCTCTGCTGAGGCTGACAAGTATCTGAAGCCTGTTTACAGAGAGCCCTGGGTGTTCCCAAAGGTATAA